In Lotus japonicus ecotype B-129 chromosome 5, LjGifu_v1.2, one genomic interval encodes:
- the LOC130720028 gene encoding uncharacterized protein At4g04775-like, with protein sequence MRRPTTSSTSATGSRASSLNALPPEGTCECGELILHLTSHTPKNPGRRFWRCRNFKTPRDCGFFLWDDFVQGQGAERQPDLKLLKIMHELEDLKRKHDELSRKLEESKKKNNKLQRKLDCETMKNNVAFFSVGFAVLLWVVGLGLFFTSGKFK encoded by the exons ATGAGAAGACCAACAACTTCTTCTACTTCTGCCACTGGTTCTCGTGCTTCTTCTCTGAACGCATTGCCTCCTGAAGGAACTTGCGAGTgtggagaattgattttgcaCCTGACCTCACACACTCCTAAGAACCCAGGTCGGAGGTTCTGGAGATGCAGGAATTTCAAG ACACCCAGAGATTGTGGGTTTTTCTTGTGGGATGATTTTGTCCAAGGGCAAGGTGCTGAAAGACAACCAGACCTTAAATTACTGAAAATAATGCATGAATTGGAGGATTtgaagaggaaacatgatgaattGAGCAGAAAATTGGAAGAaagcaagaagaagaacaacaaactGCAAAGGAAGCTTGACTGTGAAACCATGAAGAATAATGTGGCCTTTTTTAGTGTTGGCTTTGCTGTGCTGTTGTGGGTTGTAGGATTAGGGTTGTTCTTCACTTCTGGGAAATTCAAGTAG